Proteins found in one Lutimonas zeaxanthinifaciens genomic segment:
- the lipA gene encoding lipoyl synthase encodes MSDKSVIVPRTKKPEWLRVKLPVGKKYTDLRGLVDKYKLNTICTSGSCPNMGECWGEGTATFMILGNICTRSCGFCGVKTGKPESVEWDEPEKVARSIHLMKIKHAVITSVDRDDLKDGGSIIWAETVDAIRRTNPSTTLETLIPDFRGIKTNIDRIVEVAPEVISHNLETVRRLTREVRIQAQYDRSLEVLEYIKDSGQKRTKSGIMLGLGEKEEEVIETLNDLYKAKVDIVTIGQYLQPSKQHLPVHEFIKPEQFEKYKKFGLDLGFKYVESGALVRSSYRAEKHLI; translated from the coding sequence ATGTCAGATAAATCTGTGATCGTCCCAAGAACTAAAAAACCAGAATGGTTAAGAGTGAAATTACCGGTGGGTAAAAAGTATACCGATCTTAGGGGCTTGGTGGATAAATACAAGCTCAATACGATTTGCACCAGTGGTAGTTGTCCCAATATGGGTGAATGCTGGGGCGAAGGTACAGCTACTTTTATGATTCTTGGAAATATCTGTACCCGATCTTGTGGTTTCTGCGGAGTAAAAACTGGGAAACCCGAGAGTGTTGAATGGGATGAACCCGAAAAAGTTGCCCGTTCCATTCATTTAATGAAAATCAAACATGCTGTAATTACATCAGTTGACAGGGATGACTTAAAGGATGGAGGTTCAATTATCTGGGCAGAAACGGTTGACGCGATCCGCAGGACCAATCCCTCTACCACCCTCGAGACACTGATTCCTGACTTTAGAGGAATAAAAACCAATATTGATCGAATTGTTGAGGTCGCCCCGGAGGTTATTTCTCATAACCTGGAAACAGTAAGGCGCCTTACTAGAGAGGTAAGAATACAGGCTCAGTATGACAGAAGCCTGGAGGTTCTTGAATATATAAAGGATTCCGGTCAAAAAAGAACAAAATCGGGAATTATGCTCGGACTTGGTGAAAAAGAAGAAGAGGTGATAGAGACCCTAAATGACCTTTATAAGGCAAAAGTAGACATTGTCACCATAGGTCAATACCTTCAACCGAGTAAACAACATCTTCCGGTACATGAATTCATCAAACCGGAACAATTTGAAAAATATAAAAAATTCGGCCTGGACCTTGGCTTCAAATATGTTGAAAGTGGAGCTTTGGTGCGCTCTTCGTACAGGGCCGAAAAGCATTTGATTTAA